A region from the Pungitius pungitius chromosome 16, fPunPun2.1, whole genome shotgun sequence genome encodes:
- the haus1 gene encoding HAUS augmin-like complex subunit 1 isoform X1 — translation MCEKIQKVNSWLGAVFGDQPVPHFEVNTRTVDVLYQLARSSEARCRETALLTEDLKQKASEYQSEGAHYRDVLVQGLGLSCASLSKPADDYLSALVDTAMVLGVRDTSLGSFMPAVNHLTDSLLEEEKSDRRLKRELVALRNRLSATMVLRSSLQEDINKTVKSQSVESAKAEERMLNMDFVKAKAKELSSRRERAEAQLVSRSMDKSVTHQAIVQLSEEVAMLKQEIIPLKKKLEPYMDLSPSPSLAKVKIEEAKRELPTEVSTTVFLSNKSTGLHVQSEFSDLCRQETCVL, via the exons ATGTGCGAGAAGATCCAGAAG GTGAACAGCTGGCTCGGCGCGGTGTTTGGGGATCAGCCGGTGCCACACTTTGAAGTCAACACGAGGACGGTGGACGTCCTGTACCAGCTGGCCCGGTCCAGTGAAGCCCGCTGCAGGGAGACGGCTCTTCTCACGGAAGACCTCAAACAGAAAGCGTCCGAGTATCAGTCCGAGG GGGCTCATTACCGCGATGTCCTCGTACAAGGCTTAGGTCTGTCCTGTGCAAGCTTGTCCAAGCCCGCTGATGACTATTTGTCCGCTTTAGTGGACACGGCCATGgtacttggggtcagagacacgTCGCTGGGCAG CTTCATGCCAGCCGTGAACCACCTCACCGACTCACTGCTGGAAGAAGAGAAGTCCGACCGGAGACTCAAGAGGGAACTTGTGGCTCTGAGGAATAGACTCAGCGCCACTATGGTGCTGCGGAGCAGCTTGCAAGA GGACATCAACAAAACTGTCAAGTCTCAGTCAGTGGAGAGCGCTaaggcggaggagaggatgcTCAACATGGATTTTGTTAAGGCAAAGGCTAAAGAGCTCAGCAGCCGGCGGGAGAGGGCAGAG GCTCAACTCGTCTCCAGGAGCATGGACAAATCTGTCACCCACCAGGCGATCGTGCAGCTCTCTGAG GAAGTCGCTATGCTGAAACAAGAAATAATCCCCTTGAAAAAGAAACTGGAGCCTTACATGGACTTGAGCCCA AGCCCATCTCTTGCTAAAGTGAAAATAGAAGAAGCAAAAAGAGAATTG CCAACAGAAGTTTCAACCACTGTGTTCCTCTCCAACAAATCAACGGGTTTGCACGTTCAAAGTGAATTCAGTGACCTCTGTAGACAGGAAACGTGTGttctataa
- the haus1 gene encoding HAUS augmin-like complex subunit 1 isoform X2, which yields MCEKIQKVNSWLGAVFGDQPVPHFEVNTRTVDVLYQLARSSEARCRETALLTEDLKQKASEYQSEGAHYRDVLVQGLGLSCASLSKPADDYLSALVDTAMVLGVRDTSLGSFMPAVNHLTDSLLEEEKSDRRLKRELVALRNRLSATMVLRSSLQEDINKTVKSQSVESAKAEERMLNMDFVKAKAKELSSRRERAEAQLVSRSMDKSVTHQAIVQLSEEVAMLKQEIIPLKKKLEPYMDLSPSPSLAKVKIEEAKRELAVISSQLETNMDFK from the exons ATGTGCGAGAAGATCCAGAAG GTGAACAGCTGGCTCGGCGCGGTGTTTGGGGATCAGCCGGTGCCACACTTTGAAGTCAACACGAGGACGGTGGACGTCCTGTACCAGCTGGCCCGGTCCAGTGAAGCCCGCTGCAGGGAGACGGCTCTTCTCACGGAAGACCTCAAACAGAAAGCGTCCGAGTATCAGTCCGAGG GGGCTCATTACCGCGATGTCCTCGTACAAGGCTTAGGTCTGTCCTGTGCAAGCTTGTCCAAGCCCGCTGATGACTATTTGTCCGCTTTAGTGGACACGGCCATGgtacttggggtcagagacacgTCGCTGGGCAG CTTCATGCCAGCCGTGAACCACCTCACCGACTCACTGCTGGAAGAAGAGAAGTCCGACCGGAGACTCAAGAGGGAACTTGTGGCTCTGAGGAATAGACTCAGCGCCACTATGGTGCTGCGGAGCAGCTTGCAAGA GGACATCAACAAAACTGTCAAGTCTCAGTCAGTGGAGAGCGCTaaggcggaggagaggatgcTCAACATGGATTTTGTTAAGGCAAAGGCTAAAGAGCTCAGCAGCCGGCGGGAGAGGGCAGAG GCTCAACTCGTCTCCAGGAGCATGGACAAATCTGTCACCCACCAGGCGATCGTGCAGCTCTCTGAG GAAGTCGCTATGCTGAAACAAGAAATAATCCCCTTGAAAAAGAAACTGGAGCCTTACATGGACTTGAGCCCA AGCCCATCTCTTGCTAAAGTGAAAATAGAAGAAGCAAAAAGAGAATTG GCTGTAATTAGTTCCCAACTTGAGACGAATATGGATTTCAAGTGA
- the cfap298 gene encoding cilia- and flagella-associated protein 298: protein MVQLHVKRGDESQFLFNTAVDSPLETVIQQITAIYNGRLKVDRICAEILELADHGVTLPPNMQGLTEEQVVELKLKDEWEDRCVPSNGPVFKVDEMGRRNGHAPNDKMKQILLRTVEDAKALISKKQVEANVCFTVEMVTEALDPLRGAVMIVYPMGLPPHDPIRMEFENQEDLSGTQASLQVITEDECQLWWAGKEMQRGKKLQDYIGKNEKTKLVVKIQKKGQGQPAREPLITDEQQKQMMMHQYRRQEELKKLEEADDDSYLDSEWSDRQALRKQFQGLTNIKWGPR, encoded by the exons ATGGTGCAGCTGCACGTGAAGCGCGGGGACGAGAGCCAGTTTCTTTTCAACACGGCTGTGGACTCGCCTCTGGAGACGGTGATCCAGCAAATTACAGCCATCTACAACGGGAGACTCAAAGTGGACCGAATATGTGCAG AGATCCTGGAGCTGGCCGACCACGGCGTCACGCTGCCACCCAACATGCAGGGGCTGACGGAGGAGCAGGTTGTGGAGCTGAAACTCAAGGACGAATGGGAGGACAGGTGTGTGCCCAGCAACGGGCCGGTATTCAAGGTGGACGAGATGGGGAGGAGGAACGGACACG CTCCAAATGATAAAATGAAGCAGATTTTGTTGAGAACCGTTGAGGACGCAAAGGCCCTGATCTCTAAA AAACAAGTTGAAGCCAATGTTTGTTTCACCGTGGAGATGGTAACGGAAGCCTTGGATCCGCTAAGGGGTGCAGTCATGATTGTGTACCCCATGGGCCTGCCGCCCCATGACCCCATCAGGATGGAGTTTGAGAACCAAGAAGACCTTTCAGGAACGCAG GCGTCTCTGCAGGTGATCACAGAGGACGAGTGCCAGCTATGGTGGGCTGGCAAAGAGatgcagagggggaaaaaactgcAAGACTACATTggcaaaaatgaaaagacaaagctTGTGGTGAAAATCCAAAAG AAAGGGCAAGGGCAACCAGCGAGGGAGCCTCTGATCACCGACgagcagcagaaacaaatgATGATGCATCAATacaggaggcaggaggagcTCAAG AAACTGGAGGAGGCGGACGATGATAGCTACCTGGACTCGGAGTGGTCAGACAGACAGGCCCTCAGAAAACAGTTTCAAGGCCTCACCAACATCAAATGGGGGCCGAGATGA
- the eva1c gene encoding protein eva-1 homolog C isoform X2 — protein sequence MWAWEFYNLPCRPPASFKGTTRQWIRAMSCTRPFHGADFSHSLFYLTLLLWTRRMSGLADFSNYLSRIITSHSAQACDGQPLRLYCPRHSTISIQFAFYGSGVAPACRSDPGPPLAAHNHSCSSFTALQKLLSECQSHRDCQLPVNHLLFGRDPCPGTTKYLHVDYKCKPTEHKRHVVCEGETMTLRCKPPKVLNIYAAVYGRNLGQTSTCPSHLTRPPPFECLNHEAVQVVSASCYGKQKCAVAVSNQTFRDPCFPGTRKYLSVVYSCVPQSLLREADPDAFASTSSPPVDTEKAAPGDPQGSFPKGSRRPHNSGAVMSSSLLTYGYIKEHPEMAALLFTSSVCVGLMLTLLAVSVRVTCRGRQTKGDGHAAAPRSPAADRREEDDSDGEDEDEEDEDDVGERTGSTLISAGERRAMRGWEEVTHVSEAAELAERIERREMIIQEIWMNVYPNGSSC from the exons ATGTGGGCCTGGGAATTCTACAATTTACCCTGTAGGCCCCCTGCTTCATTCAAAGGCACCACG AGACAGTGGATCCGAGCCATGAGCTGTACGCGTCCTTTCCACGGAGCAGACTTTAGCCACAGCCTCTTCTACCTGACTTTACTTCTGTGGACCAGGCGCATGAGTGGACTGGCTGACTTTTCAA ACTACCTGTCCCGCATCATCACCAGTCACTCTGCTCAGGCGTGTGACGGACAGCCCCTGCGACTGTACTGCCCGCGTCACTCCACCATCTCCATCCAGTTCGCCTTCTACGGGAGCGGCGTGGCGCCGGCGTGCAGATCCGACCCGGGCCCCCCGCTCGCCGCCCACAaccacagctgctcctctttcaCGGCCCTGCAG AAGCTGCTGTCGGAGTGTCAGAGCCACCGAGATTGCCAGCTGCCTGTTAACCACCTTCTGTTTGGGAGGGACCCCTGTCCCGGCACCACCAAATACCTCCACGTGGACTACAAGTGTAAACCAA cTGAACACAAAAGGCATGTggtgtgtgagggggagacgATGACCCTGCGCTGTAAGCCCCCCAAGGTTCTGAACATCTATGCAGCTGTCTATGGGAGAAATCTGGGCCAGACTTCCACCTGCCCCTCACACCTGACGAGACCACCCCCATTCG AGTGTCTGAACCACGAGGCCGTGCAAGTGGTGTCCGCGTCCTGCTACGGCAAACAGAAGTGTGCGGTTGCCGTTAGCAACCAGACCTTCAGAGACCCCTGTTTTCCAGGAACCAGGAAGTACCTCAGTGTGGTCTATTCTTGTG TACCACAGTCGTTGCTAAGGGAGGCAGACCCTGACGCGTTCGCCTCCACTTCATCTCCTCCCGTGGACACAGAGAAAG CTGCTCCTGGAGATCCGCAGGGCTCTTTCCCCAAAGGGTCGAGGAGGCCCCACAACTCGGGAGCCGTGATGAGCAGCTCCCTCCTGACCTATGGCTACATCAAAG AGCATCCAGAAATGGCCGCACTGCTGTTCACCTCCAGCGTGTGCGTCGGCCTGATGCTCACGCTGCTTGCCGTGTCCGTCCGAGTGACCTGCAGAGGCCGCCAGACTAAAGGTGACGGGCACGCGGCCGCTCCTCGCAGCCCGGCCGCGGACCGCCGGGAGGAGGACGACAGTGATGGTGAGGAcgaggatgaagaagatgaggaCGATGTCGGTGAGCGAACCGGGAGCACTTTGATCTCAGCGGGGGAAAGGAGGGCCATGCGCGGCTGGGAGGAGGTGACTCATGTGAGCGAGGCAGCGGAACTGGCGGAGAGGATTGAGCGCAGGGAGATGATCATACAGGAGATCTGGATGAACGTGTACCCCAATGGCAGCTCGTGTTGA
- the eva1c gene encoding protein eva-1 homolog C isoform X1, which translates to MWAWEFYNLPCRPPASFKGTTRQWIRAMSCTRPFHGADFSHSLFYLTLLLWTRRMSGLADFSNYLSRIITSHSAQACDGQPLRLYCPRHSTISIQFAFYGSGVAPACRSDPGPPLAAHNHSCSSFTALQKLLSECQSHRDCQLPVNHLLFGRDPCPGTTKYLHVDYKCKPTEHKRHVVCEGETMTLRCKPPKVLNIYAAVYGRNLGQTSTCPSHLTRPPPFECLNHEAVQVVSASCYGKQKCAVAVSNQTFRDPCFPGTRKYLSVVYSCVVPQSLLREADPDAFASTSSPPVDTEKAAPGDPQGSFPKGSRRPHNSGAVMSSSLLTYGYIKEHPEMAALLFTSSVCVGLMLTLLAVSVRVTCRGRQTKGDGHAAAPRSPAADRREEDDSDGEDEDEEDEDDVGERTGSTLISAGERRAMRGWEEVTHVSEAAELAERIERREMIIQEIWMNVYPNGSSC; encoded by the exons ATGTGGGCCTGGGAATTCTACAATTTACCCTGTAGGCCCCCTGCTTCATTCAAAGGCACCACG AGACAGTGGATCCGAGCCATGAGCTGTACGCGTCCTTTCCACGGAGCAGACTTTAGCCACAGCCTCTTCTACCTGACTTTACTTCTGTGGACCAGGCGCATGAGTGGACTGGCTGACTTTTCAA ACTACCTGTCCCGCATCATCACCAGTCACTCTGCTCAGGCGTGTGACGGACAGCCCCTGCGACTGTACTGCCCGCGTCACTCCACCATCTCCATCCAGTTCGCCTTCTACGGGAGCGGCGTGGCGCCGGCGTGCAGATCCGACCCGGGCCCCCCGCTCGCCGCCCACAaccacagctgctcctctttcaCGGCCCTGCAG AAGCTGCTGTCGGAGTGTCAGAGCCACCGAGATTGCCAGCTGCCTGTTAACCACCTTCTGTTTGGGAGGGACCCCTGTCCCGGCACCACCAAATACCTCCACGTGGACTACAAGTGTAAACCAA cTGAACACAAAAGGCATGTggtgtgtgagggggagacgATGACCCTGCGCTGTAAGCCCCCCAAGGTTCTGAACATCTATGCAGCTGTCTATGGGAGAAATCTGGGCCAGACTTCCACCTGCCCCTCACACCTGACGAGACCACCCCCATTCG AGTGTCTGAACCACGAGGCCGTGCAAGTGGTGTCCGCGTCCTGCTACGGCAAACAGAAGTGTGCGGTTGCCGTTAGCAACCAGACCTTCAGAGACCCCTGTTTTCCAGGAACCAGGAAGTACCTCAGTGTGGTCTATTCTTGTG TAGTACCACAGTCGTTGCTAAGGGAGGCAGACCCTGACGCGTTCGCCTCCACTTCATCTCCTCCCGTGGACACAGAGAAAG CTGCTCCTGGAGATCCGCAGGGCTCTTTCCCCAAAGGGTCGAGGAGGCCCCACAACTCGGGAGCCGTGATGAGCAGCTCCCTCCTGACCTATGGCTACATCAAAG AGCATCCAGAAATGGCCGCACTGCTGTTCACCTCCAGCGTGTGCGTCGGCCTGATGCTCACGCTGCTTGCCGTGTCCGTCCGAGTGACCTGCAGAGGCCGCCAGACTAAAGGTGACGGGCACGCGGCCGCTCCTCGCAGCCCGGCCGCGGACCGCCGGGAGGAGGACGACAGTGATGGTGAGGAcgaggatgaagaagatgaggaCGATGTCGGTGAGCGAACCGGGAGCACTTTGATCTCAGCGGGGGAAAGGAGGGCCATGCGCGGCTGGGAGGAGGTGACTCATGTGAGCGAGGCAGCGGAACTGGCGGAGAGGATTGAGCGCAGGGAGATGATCATACAGGAGATCTGGATGAACGTGTACCCCAATGGCAGCTCGTGTTGA